One Ricinus communis isolate WT05 ecotype wild-type chromosome 1, ASM1957865v1, whole genome shotgun sequence DNA window includes the following coding sequences:
- the LOC8258480 gene encoding gibberellin 20 oxidase 2: protein MPVTVDQSDSNMALSPPPAPPPHLTLPPKFQEPQQTLVFDASILQHQSNIPSQFVWPDHEKPCLDSPQLAIPPIDLGSFLSGDHLAVSKAVELVNEACKKHGFFLVVNHGVDSRLIAKAHEYMEMFFSMPMMVKQRAQRRIGDHCGYASSFTGRFSSKLPWKETLSFRYCDDNNFSNIVQEYFSNVMGEEFRQFGKVYQEYCEAMSTLSLRIMELLGLTLGVGRAYFREFFEGNDSIMRLNYYPPCQKPDLTLGTGPHCDPTSLTILHQDEVGGLQVFVDEKWHSVHPDPQAFVVNIGDTFMALSNGIFKSCLHRAVVNNRTVRKSLAFFLCPNMEKVVKPPKNLVDSNNPRIYPDFTWPALLEFTQKYYRADMKTLDVFANWLQQKKS from the exons ATGCCTGTAACTGTTGATCAGAGTGATTCAAACATGGCATTGTCTCCTCCTCCTGCTCCTCCTCCCCATCTAACACTCCCACCAAAGTTCCAGGAACCACAACAGACTTTGGTTTTCGATGCGTCCATTCTTCAACATCAATCCAACATACCTTCTCAGTTCGTTTGGCCTGACCATGAGAAACCATGCctcgactctcctcagcttgCAATTCCTCCTATTGACTTGGGTAGCTTCCTTTCTGGAGACCATTTGGCTGTATCAAAAGCTGTTGAGCTAGTTAATGAGGCATGCAAGAAGCATGGGTTCTTTCTAGTTGTTAATCATGGCGTTGATTCGCGTCTTATAGCGAAAGCTCACGAGTATATGGAGATGTTTTTTAGCATGCCCATGATGGTGAAGCAACGAGCTCAAAGAAGGATAGGGGATCACTGTGGATATGCAAGTAGCTTCACTGGAAGGTTTTCCTCAAAACTTCCATGGAAAGAAACGCTTTCTTTTCGATATTGTGATGACAATAATTTCTCCAACATTGTCCAAGAATACTTCTCGAACGTTATGGGAGAAGAGTTCAGACAATTTGG CAAGGTGTACCAAGAATACTGCGAAGCTATGAGCACACTCTCCCTTAGGATTATGGAGCTTTTGGGGTTAACTCTAGGAGTGGGGAGAGCATATTTCAGAGAATTCTTTGAAGGGAATGATTCCATAATGAGATTGAACTACTATCCTCCTTGCCAAAAACCTGATTTAACTCTTGGAACTGGTCCTCACTGTGACCCAACTTCCTTGACGATTCTTCATCAAGATGAAGTTGGTGGCCTCCAAGTTTTCGTTGATGAAAAATGGCATTCTGTTCATCCTGATCCACAAGCTTTTGTTGTCAACATCGGCGACACTTTCATG GCTCTTTCAAATGGCATTTTCAAGAGTTGCTTGCACAGAGCAGTGGTAAATAATAGAACAGTAAGGAAGTCACTAGCTTTCTTTCTATGTCCAAACATGGAGAAGGTGGTGAAGCCGCCAAAGAATTTGGTCGACTCCAATAATCCAAGGATCTATCCAGACTTTACATGGCCAGCACTGCTAGAATTCACCCAGAAATATTACAGGGCAGACATGAAAACCCTAGATGTATTCGCAAACTGGCTGCAGCAAAAGAAGagctga